The DNA sequence GGAAGGCCGGTCTCCGCGTCGAGCGACACCCGCATCAGCTTGTTCACCTTGGTATCGACGTAATATCCCGTCGCGCCATCGGGGGAGAAGCAGATCGAATTGGGGATGCTGACTTCGGCAAACAGTTTCGTCACGGTTCCCCGGGCGACGTGATAGATGCTGCCGGCGCCTGTCTCCGCCTTCCGGCCCATGGTGCCGATCCAGAGCGCGCCGGAGGGGTGCATGCGCCCGTCATTGGAGCGGTTGCCCGGCAAGTCCTTTTCCAGTTCCGCATGCAATGTCAGCACGCCGGTCGCCGTGTCGCGCAGGAAAAGTCCGTCATCGGAGGCGATCAATTGCTTGTGGTCGCTGATCTTGGCCAGTGCGCTGCCCATGAAAGGCAGGGCGTATACCGTCTTGCGGCCGGAAGCGAAATGCAACTCGTGCAACTCGCGCTCGATGATGTTGAACCACCAGGCGGTGCCTGTCGCAGGGTCGAAGGTCGGGCCTTCGCCAAGCATCATCGGCGTTTCGTCAAGCACATGTCCGGCAAATGGAAAAACAGTCGCCAAGCTCTTATCCTCCGATGGCTGCGTCATAGGCCGAAAGTGTGACGGTAGCACGCTCGCGCACCTCGGCCGCCGTCATACCCGGCTTGTAGAGGCTGGTTCCAAGCCCGAAAGCGGTAATGCCGGCCGAGGTATATTCGGCGAAATTCCTGTCCGAGACGCCACCGACTGCGGCAATGATGAGGTCCTTCGGCAGGATCGTCCTGATAGCATTTATGCCGGCCGGGCCGATGATGCTGGCGGGAAAGAATTTCAGCCCCGTCGCACCAGCCTTTGCAGCCACCAGCGCTTCGGTAGGCGTGAGAACGCCGGGCATCGTTACCATGCCCTTGACGCGCGCGGCGATGATCACCTCGGCATCGGCATTGGGGCTTACCATCAGCTTGCCGCCGGCGGCATCCAGTGCCTCCACGTCTTCTACGCTCAGCACCGTGCCGGCACCGATCAGGCAATCGGCAGGCGCCATCTTCGCGGCAATTTCGATCGAGCGGAACGGATCGGGCGAATTAAGCGGGATTTCGATGGCACGGAAGCCGGTTTCGATCAGTGCACCGACGACGCCTTCGGTTTCCTCGGGTTTCAGACCACGCAGGATGGCGATCAGCGGATATTTCATGGCAGGGAAGGGGATACGCATGGTGGGTCTTTCTTTTATGACCAGATGGTATTGGCGGCGGCCAGCAATCCGCGCCGCACGGCCTCGTCTGCATCGATGACCGTATATTGGATATCAAGGGCCGTGAAGGCGCCTTCGTAAAGCGCACCGAGCGCGCCGGAGCCGATCAGCACGACCGGTGTGTCCCGCCGTGCATTGGCATGCGCGCCGGCAATTTCCAGCCCGATCATGATGCCGGAAAGCTTGGCCTTGGCGTCGGTCGCGGTGAGGCCATGCAGCAATTGCCCCGAGCGCAGGGTAAACAGCCGGTTGGTCGCCAATTGGGGATTGGCGTAGATGTCGCGCACGGCGGCCCTGAAGGCCTCGTGTTCGCCGGTAAAAGCGTCCGCTTCGGCCACCGCATGGGAAAGGATCGTCTGCTTGGAGATGACCTCGAACAGTTCGCCGGTCATGAAGGTGGCAAAGCCGGTCACGTCACCGCCCTTGACCGTCACCCATTTGGAATGTGTGCCCGGCATGCAGACCAGCTTTTCGCCGGCATCAGTGGAGGCGAGCGCACCGAGCAATTGCGTTTCTTCACCGCGCATCACGTCGGGCGCATTTTTATCCCGCTGCGCCAGCCCCGGCAGAATGCGGACATCCCGCGCCTGACCTGGTACCCGAACCGCGCCGTCGAGAACCGCTGAAAGCGCTGCCGGCACGTCGATATAACCGGCCTCAACCCAGCCCTGCCGCGCACCCGCCATGCCGCAGACGAGAACCGGCAGATTGTCAGGTGCGCCGATGGCATCAAGATGCGATTGCAGCACCTCGGCAAAACCGGTGCGCGCGGCGGTCGTCATGCCTTCCGCGCTTCTGCGCTCAGCCAGCACCGCGCCAGAACGGCTCAGAAGCCAGAGCCGGAAACTGGTCGTGCCCCAGTCGACGGCGATAAAAGCGGGTTCGGACATTATAGGAGGCCTCCGTCTACGATTATGGATTGCGCCGTGATGGCGCTTGATGCTGAGGATGCGAGAAACAGGCTCGGCCCGGCGAGATCGGCGGCGATGAGCGTGCGCTTGAGACATTGCCGCGCCGTGGTGGCAGCGATGCCCTCGTCCGTCAGCCACAGTTCTTTCTGCCGCTCCGTGACGATCATGCCTGGCAGGAGCGTGTTGACGCGGATATTCTCCGGTCCCAGCCTGCCGGCAAGGCTCTTCGTCAGTCCGATAATGCCGGCCTTGGCCGCCGCATAGGAGGGCAGTTCGCCCATGTTCAGCAGAAATGAGATGGATGAAAAATTGACGATGGATGCATTCTTCGCCTGTCTGAGATAGGGCAGCGCGGCTTGAACGGTGAAGAACATCTGCTTGAGATTGACGGCCTGATTGGCGTCCCAATAGGCTTCCGTCACGGTGTCTATGTTGTGGCGGTCATCCCACGCGGCATTGTTGACCAGCACCTTGATGCCGCCGGTGGCGGAGGCCGCCGCATCCACCGTCCGCCCGATGGCGGGAATGTCGCTCAAGTCTGTCTTGAAAAAATGCACCGGATGGGGAGCCACTCCTGCGAGCCGCTGGACAAGGGCGGCGCTCGGCTCCTCGGCGATGTCGATGAAGGCGACCTTCGCCCCCTGCATTGCGAAGGCTTCCACCAGCGATGCCCCGATGCCGGAGCCGCCACCGGTAATGAGCACGCCCGCATCCTTGAGGTCGGGAAATTGGGCTTGCATCATCGACATCGTCTCATCCATGAGGGCTTGATTGTTCCAATATATGGAACTAGATTTTATTAAATGGAATTATTCTCTTGGCGTCACACTTATGTCAAGGCAGATGACGGTGGATGTTGCCATGCCCGATAATAAAACGCCCAATGCTCAACAGCATGACCCCGTTCCCGGTCGCGCAGGAAAACCGCAAAGTGAGACCGGCACGCTGGGAAAGGCGGTCTCACTTCTGGAACTTATCGCCTTTGCGGAAAAACCGATGCGCTTTACCGATGTGGTCGAGGCTTGCGGCCAGCCGCGCGGCACGGTCCACCGCCAGCTCGCCCACCTCCTTGCCGAAGGCCTGATCGACCATGCCCCCGACCAGACCTATGCTGTCGGCCTGAGGTTGTTGCAATTTGCGGCGAAAGCCTGGAGCGGCAATGATCTGCGCAGTGTCGCTGCCCCGCATCTGGCGGCGTTGCAGGAAATGACGCAGGAATCTGTACATCTGGCCGTTCTAAACGGTGGGCAAGTCACCTATCTCGACAAGATCGAGGGCAGGCACACCATGCGCATGCATTCGCAGGTCGGCAAGACCTCGCCGGCCTATTGCACGGGTGTTGGCAAGGCGGCGCTGTCCCTGCTGCCTGCTGATGCGCTGGCACACCTGGCTGCCGGGCTGGAGTTCCAACGCTTTACGGAAAACACGATCGTAACGCCGGAAGCGCTGATAAGGGATGTGTCGGCCATTCGCGTGCAAGGTTACGGTTTCGACCTTCAGGAACACGAGATCGGCATTCATTGCGCCGCTGCGCCGGTCCACGCGCCGGGACGCAATTTCCATGCGGCGATTTCCGTCACCGGCCCCGCCTATCGGGTGGATGTGGAACAGCTTTACAAATGGGCGCCGCTGGTGCGCGAAACCGCTGATAAAATTTCAGCGGAGCTTGCCTGCCGACTGTCGCCGGTTGCGGATGGTTGAGGAAAAACAGGCGCTGCCCCGTCGATTTTCGCGACCGGGGAGACGGGTTTGACGTCGAATTGCGCGAGTTAAATCTTATTTTCGACTATTCTGAATTAAGTTTTCAACTTTTGTTTGCATGAATCATTTTGGTGAGTAACATCCCCGGCAATTTCCGGGCAAAGGTGGCCTTTGCGGCGGTATTTCTCATTCTCGAAGAACAGCTTTCATGCAGAAAACAGAGACGGCCGCCGTTCAGGCGATTGGTGTTGATTGCGTTCGCGAGATCGCCGGTCTGAACACGCAATTCGACATATTCCGGTTCTTGAAACGGTTGACGGAGGCCTGGGAGTTCAGGGCTTTTATGGTGCTTGACCTGTCATCCGAAATGGCGAGCGAGCTGTCGCAATATACCATCATCACCAGCTGGCCGGCCGAGCTTCTGCAGCGTTACGACGAGGAGGGCATGCTGCAGAACAGCAAGGTGATGGCGCAGTTGAAAAAGTCGACGGTGCCCTTTTCCGTCTCCGCGGATTTCCTGGCCGGAGGCAACGAACAGATCGCCAAAAAAAACGTGATCGGCCTGTTCGAGCGATTTGAGATGATCAACTCCGTATGGTTTCCCGTTCACGACATCACCACAACCAGGGGCG is a window from the Agrobacterium tumefaciens genome containing:
- a CDS encoding SMP-30/gluconolactonase/LRE family protein is translated as MATVFPFAGHVLDETPMMLGEGPTFDPATGTAWWFNIIERELHELHFASGRKTVYALPFMGSALAKISDHKQLIASDDGLFLRDTATGVLTLHAELEKDLPGNRSNDGRMHPSGALWIGTMGRKAETGAGSIYHVARGTVTKLFAEVSIPNSICFSPDGATGYYVDTKVNKLMRVSLDAETGLPTGKAEVFIDSAGVEGGIDGSVCDAEGHIWNARWGIGAVDHYDTDGNHIARYEVPAGQTTCPAFIGPDASRLLVTSAREHLDDDAIAANPQHGLTFELGVEVKGRYEPLYRL
- a CDS encoding 2-dehydro-3-deoxy-6-phosphogalactonate aldolase — translated: MRIPFPAMKYPLIAILRGLKPEETEGVVGALIETGFRAIEIPLNSPDPFRSIEIAAKMAPADCLIGAGTVLSVEDVEALDAAGGKLMVSPNADAEVIIAARVKGMVTMPGVLTPTEALVAAKAGATGLKFFPASIIGPAGINAIRTILPKDLIIAAVGGVSDRNFAEYTSAGITAFGLGTSLYKPGMTAAEVRERATVTLSAYDAAIGG
- a CDS encoding 2-dehydro-3-deoxygalactonokinase; the protein is MSEPAFIAVDWGTTSFRLWLLSRSGAVLAERRSAEGMTTAARTGFAEVLQSHLDAIGAPDNLPVLVCGMAGARQGWVEAGYIDVPAALSAVLDGAVRVPGQARDVRILPGLAQRDKNAPDVMRGEETQLLGALASTDAGEKLVCMPGTHSKWVTVKGGDVTGFATFMTGELFEVISKQTILSHAVAEADAFTGEHEAFRAAVRDIYANPQLATNRLFTLRSGQLLHGLTATDAKAKLSGIMIGLEIAGAHANARRDTPVVLIGSGALGALYEGAFTALDIQYTVIDADEAVRRGLLAAANTIWS
- a CDS encoding SDR family NAD(P)-dependent oxidoreductase, coding for MDETMSMMQAQFPDLKDAGVLITGGGSGIGASLVEAFAMQGAKVAFIDIAEEPSAALVQRLAGVAPHPVHFFKTDLSDIPAIGRTVDAAASATGGIKVLVNNAAWDDRHNIDTVTEAYWDANQAVNLKQMFFTVQAALPYLRQAKNASIVNFSSISFLLNMGELPSYAAAKAGIIGLTKSLAGRLGPENIRVNTLLPGMIVTERQKELWLTDEGIAATTARQCLKRTLIAADLAGPSLFLASSASSAITAQSIIVDGGLL
- a CDS encoding IclR family transcriptional regulator: MSRQMTVDVAMPDNKTPNAQQHDPVPGRAGKPQSETGTLGKAVSLLELIAFAEKPMRFTDVVEACGQPRGTVHRQLAHLLAEGLIDHAPDQTYAVGLRLLQFAAKAWSGNDLRSVAAPHLAALQEMTQESVHLAVLNGGQVTYLDKIEGRHTMRMHSQVGKTSPAYCTGVGKAALSLLPADALAHLAAGLEFQRFTENTIVTPEALIRDVSAIRVQGYGFDLQEHEIGIHCAAAPVHAPGRNFHAAISVTGPAYRVDVEQLYKWAPLVRETADKISAELACRLSPVADG
- a CDS encoding helix-turn-helix transcriptional regulator, which encodes MQKTETAAVQAIGVDCVREIAGLNTQFDIFRFLKRLTEAWEFRAFMVLDLSSEMASELSQYTIITSWPAELLQRYDEEGMLQNSKVMAQLKKSTVPFSVSADFLAGGNEQIAKKNVIGLFERFEMINSVWFPVHDITTTRGAVSFSGNKTILPASRLAELFYISSHVFARLSEIRRLDLRVPETLSEREIDCLNWTAAGKTSAEIAEIMVLSEHTINHYLNRATKKLDTVNRTQAVAKALRVGLIK